In Rhodothermus marinus DSM 4252, a single genomic region encodes these proteins:
- a CDS encoding DUF2249 domain-containing protein codes for MSTQTEKTLDVRPIPPREKHATIFATFDALAPGESFVLVNDHDPVPLRYQFEFERSGQFTWEYLEQGPEVWRVRITRVRA; via the coding sequence ATGAGCACGCAGACCGAAAAGACGCTGGATGTGCGGCCGATTCCGCCGCGCGAAAAGCACGCGACGATCTTCGCCACGTTCGATGCGCTGGCGCCGGGCGAGTCGTTCGTGCTGGTGAACGATCACGATCCGGTGCCGCTGCGCTATCAGTTCGAGTTTGAGCGCAGCGGCCAGTTTACGTGGGAGTACTTGGAGCAGGGGCCTGAGGTCTGGCGCGTACGCATTACGCGGGTGCGGGCATGA
- a CDS encoding helix-turn-helix transcriptional regulator: MATWTLLGSETKRQLLLLLKRRGQLTLDEAEAATGLTRPTLREHLTQLERDGLVRRSTERRGRGRPRLLYRLTPAGAQLFPNRDGVLLGRLLDFLKEEGAEELLRRFFERYWTERLQAARQRLASAQTPEARLAALRDFLEEEGFTPEIVVSEQGVEIRECNCPFAETIRHTRLPCYLEARFFEQLLGREAVRVAYIPDGSPACSYAFDSPPEAAQ, from the coding sequence ATGGCTACCTGGACGCTCCTGGGCTCCGAGACGAAACGCCAGCTCCTGCTGCTGCTCAAGCGGCGCGGTCAGCTCACGCTCGACGAAGCCGAGGCGGCCACCGGCTTGACGCGCCCCACGCTGCGCGAGCACCTGACACAACTGGAACGCGACGGCCTCGTGCGCCGCAGCACCGAACGCCGGGGCCGCGGCCGCCCGCGCCTGCTGTACCGCCTGACGCCGGCCGGTGCGCAGCTCTTCCCGAATCGGGACGGCGTGCTGCTGGGTCGTCTGCTGGACTTCCTGAAGGAAGAAGGGGCCGAGGAGCTGCTCCGCCGCTTTTTCGAACGCTACTGGACCGAGCGCCTGCAGGCGGCCCGGCAGCGGCTGGCGTCCGCGCAGACGCCGGAAGCGCGGCTGGCCGCGCTGCGCGATTTTCTGGAAGAAGAAGGGTTCACGCCCGAGATCGTCGTGTCCGAGCAGGGCGTGGAGATCCGCGAGTGCAACTGTCCGTTTGCCGAAACCATCCGGCACACGCGCCTTCCCTGCTACCTGGAAGCCCGCTTTTTTGAACAGCTGCTCGGCCGGGAGGCCGTCCGCGTTGCCTACATCCCCGACGGCAGCCCGGCGTGCAGCTATGCCTTCGATTCCCCGCCAGAAGCGGCTCAATAG
- a CDS encoding nucleoside deaminase → MTPEAFIREVIRLAEANVRRGGGPFAALVVRDGEVLAAGTNRVTTDNDPTAHAEIVAIREACRRLGHFQLTGCDLYTSCEPCPMCLGAIYWARPARVFYAATRHDAARAGFDDALIYDELERPGPARRIPFIHVPDRDAWAPFQAWLDHPDRTPY, encoded by the coding sequence ATGACCCCGGAAGCCTTCATCCGCGAAGTGATCCGTCTGGCCGAAGCGAACGTCCGCCGGGGCGGCGGACCTTTTGCGGCGCTGGTCGTGCGCGACGGCGAAGTGCTGGCCGCGGGCACCAACCGGGTCACCACCGACAACGACCCGACCGCCCACGCCGAGATCGTGGCCATCCGTGAGGCCTGCCGCCGCCTGGGGCACTTTCAACTGACCGGCTGCGACCTGTACACTTCCTGCGAGCCGTGCCCGATGTGCCTGGGCGCCATCTACTGGGCGCGACCGGCCCGCGTCTTCTACGCCGCCACCCGCCACGACGCTGCCCGCGCCGGCTTCGACGACGCGCTCATCTACGACGAACTGGAGCGGCCGGGCCCTGCACGCCGCATTCCGTTCATTCATGTGCCCGACCGCGACGCCTGGGCCCCGTTTCAGGCCTGGCTCGACCACCCCGACCGTACGCCCTATTGA
- the zwf gene encoding glucose-6-phosphate dehydrogenase → MMEGNDVTLVILGATGDLTRRLLMPAIYRLFVRAQWQPRHIVGYGRSEWTDERFREHLEKSLKEFAREDFERKSWKELAARLTYRPGELHAEHLQGLAELVEGPAIFYLALPPGLFGEAAEALGQAGLHREDDGWRRIVIEKPFGSDLESALALHRQIHRYWQESQVYRIDHYLGKETVQNLMVFRFANRFIEPVWNAAHVEQVQITVAETLGLEGRWRYYDQAGALRDMLQNHLMQLFTLTAMEPPAVWHPEVLRDHKVEVLRAVRPIPETAVERFAARGQYAAGTVQGQQVPGYREEPNIPRDSRTETFAAVKFFVDTWRWKGVPFYLRSGKRLRADYSEVAIGFREVPTHLFRQTPLEGLSANWLIFRLKPSECIDLYAWARAPGLQLNARHLVLSAPFRQDDEPEFSAYEQLLLDVVRGDRTHFLRHDEVEWAWRVLDPVLKAWQHGAPEPYAAGGEGPTGQHRILEPGHVWRPIGKLDNP, encoded by the coding sequence ATGATGGAAGGAAACGATGTTACGCTGGTCATTCTGGGCGCCACCGGCGACCTGACGCGCCGGTTGCTCATGCCGGCCATCTACCGGCTGTTCGTCCGGGCGCAGTGGCAGCCCCGGCACATCGTGGGCTACGGCCGCAGCGAATGGACCGACGAACGCTTTCGTGAGCACCTCGAAAAAAGCCTGAAGGAGTTCGCCCGGGAGGATTTCGAACGCAAATCCTGGAAGGAACTGGCCGCGCGCCTGACCTACCGTCCGGGCGAGCTGCACGCCGAGCACCTGCAGGGACTGGCTGAGCTGGTGGAGGGTCCGGCCATCTTTTACCTGGCGCTTCCGCCCGGACTGTTTGGCGAGGCCGCCGAAGCCCTGGGCCAGGCCGGACTGCACCGCGAGGACGACGGCTGGCGCCGCATCGTCATCGAAAAACCGTTCGGCTCGGATCTCGAATCGGCCCTGGCGCTGCACCGCCAGATCCATCGCTACTGGCAGGAGAGCCAGGTGTACCGCATCGACCACTACCTGGGCAAAGAGACCGTCCAGAACCTGATGGTCTTCCGCTTCGCCAACCGGTTTATCGAGCCGGTATGGAATGCGGCCCACGTCGAGCAGGTGCAGATCACGGTGGCCGAAACGCTGGGACTGGAAGGCCGCTGGCGCTACTACGATCAGGCCGGTGCGCTGCGCGACATGCTGCAGAACCACCTGATGCAGCTCTTTACGCTCACGGCCATGGAGCCGCCGGCCGTCTGGCACCCCGAAGTGCTGCGCGACCACAAGGTGGAGGTGCTGCGGGCCGTTCGCCCCATTCCCGAGACGGCCGTCGAGCGCTTCGCCGCCCGGGGACAGTACGCGGCCGGCACCGTGCAGGGCCAGCAGGTGCCGGGCTACCGCGAGGAGCCCAACATCCCCCGCGATTCGCGCACCGAAACGTTCGCGGCCGTCAAGTTCTTTGTGGACACCTGGCGCTGGAAGGGCGTACCGTTCTATCTGCGCAGCGGCAAACGCCTGCGGGCCGATTACTCCGAGGTGGCCATCGGCTTTCGTGAGGTGCCCACGCACCTGTTCCGGCAGACGCCGCTCGAAGGGCTGAGCGCCAACTGGCTGATCTTTCGGCTGAAGCCTTCCGAATGCATCGACCTGTACGCCTGGGCCCGGGCGCCCGGCCTCCAGCTCAACGCCCGCCACCTGGTACTCTCGGCGCCGTTCCGCCAGGACGACGAGCCCGAATTCAGCGCCTACGAGCAGCTGCTGCTCGACGTCGTGCGCGGCGACCGCACGCACTTTCTGCGACACGACGAGGTGGAATGGGCCTGGCGCGTGCTCGACCCCGTGCTGAAGGCCTGGCAGCACGGGGCGCCCGAACCCTATGCGGCCGGCGGCGAAGGCCCGACCGGCCAGCATCGCATCCTCGAACCCGGCCACGTGTGGCGCCCCATCGGCAAACTCGACAACCCATGA
- the pgl gene encoding 6-phosphogluconolactonase: protein MNGPHLQLEVYPDAGAACRMAAQRLAQALAQGGTAALAGGNTPRPAYHLLAEMELPWPAITLVPTDERCVPPDHPERNDRMLAEALGDRGYRLVRLPAELGPEQGAREAEALVAPLVPFRVVLLGLGEDGHTASLFPGHPALEATGLVAPVRRAPKPPPERITLTLRALSQTETALLLVTGASKREALRRLLTGDDLPPRRLTVPTLTILADREAADAMEA, encoded by the coding sequence ATGAACGGCCCGCATCTGCAGCTGGAAGTGTACCCCGACGCCGGGGCCGCCTGTCGGATGGCGGCGCAGCGACTGGCGCAGGCGCTCGCGCAGGGAGGAACGGCGGCGCTGGCCGGCGGCAACACCCCGCGCCCGGCTTACCACCTGCTGGCCGAAATGGAACTTCCCTGGCCGGCCATCACCCTGGTGCCCACCGACGAGCGCTGCGTGCCGCCCGATCATCCCGAACGCAACGACCGCATGCTGGCCGAAGCGCTGGGCGACCGTGGCTACCGGCTGGTGCGGCTTCCGGCCGAGCTGGGACCTGAGCAGGGGGCGCGGGAAGCCGAAGCGCTGGTGGCCCCGCTGGTGCCCTTTCGGGTGGTGCTGCTCGGTCTGGGCGAAGACGGCCACACGGCCAGTCTGTTTCCGGGGCATCCCGCGCTGGAGGCCACCGGTCTGGTGGCACCCGTCCGCCGGGCGCCCAAGCCCCCGCCCGAGCGCATCACGCTCACGCTGCGGGCCCTTTCGCAGACCGAGACGGCGCTGCTGCTGGTGACCGGGGCGTCCAAGCGCGAAGCGCTCCGACGCCTGTTGACAGGCGACGACCTTCCGCCCCGGCGGCTGACGGTGCCGACGCTTACCATTCTGGCCGATCGCGAAGCTGCTGACGCGATGGAGGCATGA
- the gnd gene encoding phosphogluconate dehydrogenase (NAD(+)-dependent, decarboxylating) — protein MELGMIGLGRMGAGMSRRLHRAGVRVVGYDPNPEARARLAQDGIETVDRLEALVAALKPPRTVWLMVPAGDPVDQVLAQLAPLLAAGDLIVEGGNSYYRDTLRRAETLQARGLLFADVGVSGGLWGEREGYGLMAGGPPEAIERLRPILERLAPGPDRGWVHAGPVGAGHFVKMVHNGIEYALMQAYAEGFALLKAKAPFQLDLAAIAEAWRHGTIIRSFLLDLIAGVLREDAALADIAPVVADSGEGRWTVQEAVDLGVPVDTIAAALFRRFASQDPERYGDRLLAALRHAFGGHPVQRAAS, from the coding sequence ATGGAACTGGGCATGATCGGACTGGGGCGCATGGGCGCCGGGATGAGCCGGCGACTGCATCGCGCCGGAGTGCGTGTGGTGGGGTACGATCCGAACCCGGAGGCCCGCGCCCGCCTTGCACAGGACGGCATCGAAACGGTGGACCGCCTGGAGGCGCTGGTGGCGGCGCTGAAGCCGCCCCGGACGGTCTGGCTCATGGTGCCGGCCGGCGATCCCGTCGATCAGGTGCTGGCGCAGCTCGCCCCGCTCCTGGCGGCCGGCGATCTGATCGTGGAGGGCGGCAACTCGTACTACCGCGACACGCTGCGCCGCGCCGAAACGCTGCAGGCCCGGGGCCTGCTGTTTGCCGACGTGGGCGTTTCGGGCGGACTCTGGGGCGAGCGGGAAGGCTACGGCCTGATGGCGGGCGGCCCCCCCGAGGCGATCGAGCGCCTGCGCCCCATCCTGGAGCGCCTGGCGCCGGGGCCCGATCGCGGCTGGGTGCATGCCGGACCCGTCGGAGCCGGCCACTTCGTCAAGATGGTCCACAACGGGATCGAATATGCCCTGATGCAGGCCTACGCCGAGGGGTTCGCACTGCTCAAAGCCAAGGCGCCTTTTCAGCTCGACCTGGCCGCCATCGCCGAAGCCTGGCGCCACGGCACGATCATCCGGAGCTTTCTGCTCGACCTGATCGCCGGTGTGCTCCGCGAAGATGCCGCGCTGGCCGACATTGCGCCGGTGGTGGCCGATTCGGGCGAGGGGCGCTGGACCGTCCAGGAAGCCGTCGATCTGGGCGTGCCCGTCGATACGATCGCGGCCGCGCTCTTCCGGCGGTTCGCCAGCCAGGACCCGGAGCGCTACGGCGACCGGCTGCTGGCCGCATTGCGCCACGCCTTCGGCGGTCACCCCGTGCAACGGGCGGCGTCATGA
- a CDS encoding GWxTD domain-containing protein, whose amino-acid sequence MRRAICRSWKALLWGLLLCPVSLYAQSAAQLVDEGHDWLARGAYQEAEETYREALELDATYLPAYLGMIRLAMARENWHEASDWAGRALKIDSSSLAVHYFLGISERERAQYQTPFQFTHRRESRKHFEWVLARDSLYRDVLYQYALLYRQDGDYPRAITLAEAQVRLRPDLEEAAIGLFRIYQSYLNHTDLDTAGRWLAQHPTDYARFFEAERLRRLGQLREADAALRTLERPDFPWPSQAIALIRARVWAALDRPDSVQAIIDRAIRTINGPLAARFLFEDFKYIFNLQELETYRRLQTPEEYRAFFQAFWERRDPMPGRPVNVRLVEHYRRLLVAERDYAYDGPRLWHNNPDKFGELNLPPTYHLNHEFNDKGLIYIRHGPPDDRIVTVRGEANTFRSGSLWREREFGMGWVPNESWRYYRPRMDFHFVIDEGATGNNWRLTPVLANAQMIADREIWGPPYSRIMSTLRTKWEVEAGLRPFQPTTLELFELREEMAAESRAAYTQGLTSDQHRWPADLVPLPLEVLPVAFRGDSGHTEVNVYYALPAAPFREVTGRRSGYTPAEVGFAVHDAAWHPLVAQVQQRTIPILPDPTAAINDFMAVALAPGTYRLTLHGRSLEAERLQGSVQIELEVPDLSGPGLQMSDLLPAWRMEPASGASRFVRNGWHLWPNPLRRFSVRQPVYLYFEIYGLTPDTQGRTRYTTEYILRPTKPRKKFLGLFGSDDRPVLRLKSTHEDTRTDLDEHAELDVSRVDPGNYVLEVRITDERSGATVSRTLALTLTE is encoded by the coding sequence ATGCGAAGGGCCATCTGCCGGAGCTGGAAGGCGCTGCTGTGGGGTCTGCTGCTTTGTCCGGTAAGCCTCTATGCCCAGTCGGCCGCGCAACTCGTCGACGAAGGGCACGACTGGCTGGCCCGCGGCGCCTATCAGGAAGCCGAGGAGACGTATCGCGAAGCGCTGGAGCTGGACGCCACCTACCTGCCCGCCTATCTGGGCATGATTCGCCTGGCCATGGCCCGCGAAAACTGGCACGAAGCCAGCGACTGGGCCGGCAGGGCGCTAAAGATCGATTCGTCCAGCCTCGCCGTGCATTACTTTCTGGGGATCAGTGAGCGCGAGCGGGCGCAGTACCAGACGCCCTTCCAGTTCACGCACCGCCGCGAGTCGCGCAAGCACTTCGAGTGGGTGCTGGCCCGCGACAGCCTCTACCGGGACGTGCTCTACCAGTACGCGCTGCTCTACCGACAGGACGGGGACTATCCCCGGGCCATCACCCTGGCCGAGGCGCAGGTGCGGCTGCGGCCCGATCTGGAGGAGGCGGCCATCGGACTTTTCCGCATCTATCAGAGCTATCTGAACCACACCGATCTGGACACGGCCGGGCGCTGGCTGGCACAGCATCCCACCGATTATGCCCGCTTTTTCGAGGCGGAACGTCTGCGTCGGCTGGGACAACTCCGGGAAGCCGACGCCGCGCTTCGCACGCTCGAACGCCCTGATTTTCCCTGGCCTTCTCAGGCCATCGCGCTGATCCGGGCCCGCGTCTGGGCCGCGCTCGACCGGCCCGACTCGGTGCAGGCGATCATCGACCGCGCCATCCGTACCATCAACGGACCGCTGGCCGCCCGCTTTCTCTTTGAAGACTTCAAATACATCTTCAACTTGCAGGAACTGGAGACCTACCGGCGACTGCAGACGCCCGAGGAATACCGCGCCTTTTTCCAGGCCTTCTGGGAGCGGCGCGACCCGATGCCCGGCCGCCCGGTCAACGTCCGGCTCGTCGAGCACTACCGCCGGCTGCTGGTGGCCGAGCGCGACTACGCCTACGACGGCCCGCGGCTCTGGCACAACAACCCGGACAAATTCGGCGAGCTGAACCTGCCGCCCACCTATCACCTGAACCACGAGTTCAACGACAAAGGGTTGATCTACATCCGACATGGCCCGCCGGACGACCGGATCGTGACGGTCAGGGGGGAGGCCAATACGTTTCGTTCGGGTTCGCTGTGGCGCGAGCGGGAATTCGGCATGGGCTGGGTGCCGAACGAGTCGTGGCGTTACTATCGTCCGCGCATGGACTTTCACTTCGTGATCGACGAAGGTGCCACGGGCAACAACTGGCGGCTGACGCCCGTGCTGGCCAACGCGCAGATGATCGCAGACCGGGAGATCTGGGGACCGCCCTACTCCCGCATCATGAGCACGCTGCGCACGAAGTGGGAGGTTGAGGCCGGACTGCGCCCGTTCCAGCCCACCACGCTGGAGCTTTTCGAACTCCGCGAGGAGATGGCGGCCGAAAGCCGGGCGGCCTACACGCAGGGGCTTACGTCCGATCAGCACCGCTGGCCGGCCGACCTGGTGCCGCTCCCGCTGGAGGTGCTGCCCGTGGCCTTCCGGGGCGACAGCGGCCACACCGAGGTGAACGTGTACTACGCGCTGCCGGCCGCGCCTTTCCGCGAGGTGACCGGCCGCCGCAGTGGCTACACGCCGGCCGAAGTGGGCTTTGCCGTGCACGACGCCGCCTGGCACCCGCTCGTGGCGCAGGTCCAGCAGCGCACAATCCCCATCCTCCCCGATCCAACGGCGGCCATCAACGACTTCATGGCGGTGGCGCTGGCGCCCGGCACCTATCGGCTGACGCTGCACGGCCGCTCGCTCGAGGCCGAACGCCTGCAGGGAAGCGTGCAGATCGAACTGGAGGTGCCGGACCTGAGCGGGCCGGGCCTGCAGATGAGCGACCTGCTGCCCGCCTGGCGCATGGAACCCGCCTCGGGCGCCAGCCGCTTCGTGCGCAACGGCTGGCACCTGTGGCCCAATCCGCTGCGCCGCTTTTCGGTACGCCAGCCGGTCTATCTCTACTTCGAAATCTACGGCCTTACACCCGACACGCAGGGCCGCACCCGCTACACCACCGAGTACATCCTTCGCCCCACGAAACCCCGTAAGAAGTTTCTGGGGCTTTTCGGCAGCGACGACCGGCCCGTACTTCGCCTCAAAAGCACGCACGAAGACACCCGGACCGACCTCGACGAGCACGCCGAACTGGACGTCAGCCGCGTCGATCCGGGCAACTACGTGCTGGAAGTCCGCATCACCGACGAACGCAGTGGCGCCACCGTCAGCCGCACGCTGGCACTGACCCTGACCGAGTAG
- a CDS encoding 5-deoxy-glucuronate isomerase, which translates to MVPPRDIGPFVTTEPKTPAQRRLTGRAIMPGEEAPRTVELFDARPALNRREEIITGENSSFRFLRFARIALQPDAPGYAPIPVQLGDTEEAVFYVNRGQARLTVDGQTYTLGKGDVLYVGLGRRVVVEADGPLADVSEFRAIECHTEYPVQLVRHRDIEGTELAADLGRKRPMTRRTVYKLVDQNVQACRLLFGDTYLAQPGGVGSYPPHFHGPDGPFGLGDRAKEEIYHFRCESEIPGDTPFVLQNCARPEDPVSTYVHIFDEQAINVTPGYHDTIAPPPVHFMFTWCLGAYTEGHRDWSEIYNRPGYEDEW; encoded by the coding sequence ATGGTACCACCCCGTGACATCGGACCCTTCGTAACGACGGAACCAAAAACGCCGGCTCAGCGACGGCTGACCGGACGGGCGATCATGCCCGGCGAGGAAGCGCCACGCACCGTCGAGCTTTTCGACGCCCGGCCGGCGCTCAACCGTCGCGAGGAGATCATCACCGGTGAAAACTCCAGCTTCCGTTTTCTGCGCTTCGCCCGGATTGCGCTGCAGCCGGACGCGCCCGGCTACGCGCCGATCCCGGTGCAACTCGGCGACACCGAGGAGGCGGTCTTCTACGTGAACCGGGGGCAGGCCCGGCTCACTGTGGACGGCCAGACCTATACGCTGGGCAAGGGCGACGTGCTCTACGTGGGGCTGGGGCGTCGGGTGGTGGTCGAGGCCGACGGCCCGCTGGCCGACGTGAGCGAATTCCGGGCCATCGAATGCCATACGGAGTACCCCGTGCAGCTGGTGCGTCACCGGGACATCGAGGGCACCGAGCTGGCCGCCGATCTGGGGCGCAAACGGCCCATGACACGCCGCACCGTCTACAAGCTGGTCGATCAGAACGTGCAGGCCTGCCGTCTGCTTTTCGGCGACACCTACCTGGCCCAGCCGGGTGGCGTGGGCAGCTATCCGCCCCACTTTCACGGACCGGACGGGCCGTTCGGGCTGGGCGACCGGGCCAAGGAAGAGATCTACCACTTCCGCTGCGAAAGCGAAATCCCCGGCGATACGCCGTTCGTGCTCCAGAACTGCGCCCGGCCTGAGGATCCGGTGAGCACCTACGTGCACATTTTCGACGAACAGGCCATCAACGTCACGCCCGGCTACCACGACACGATCGCCCCACCGCCCGTGCATTTCATGTTCACCTGGTGCCTGGGGGCCTATACCGAGGGGCACCGCGACTGGTCGGAGATCTACAACCGCCCCGGCTACGAGGACGAATGGTAA
- the uxaC gene encoding glucuronate isomerase, with protein MEPLRLHPDRYFDPDPTVRRIARELYEEMRTFPLVCPHGHVDPAILATNEPFPEPTSLIIKPDHYIFRLLYSQGIPLEALGIPRRDGQPVETDPRKIWQIFAEHYYLFAGTPTGAWLDYEFAEVFEVPYKLDGESAQYVYDHILERLQSPEYRPRALFERFNIEILTTTDAATDTLEHHQAIRASGWPGRVAPCFRPDAVFKIARPDWHEHLQLLEQRCGFSIRSYEDFIRALENRRAFFKEMGAFATDHAVLVPRTHRLAPEQAEALFQKALRGEATEADQADFEAHLLMEMARMSLEDGLVMQIHAGAFYNHNTYIYERFGPDKGGDIPVQAEFTYNLRELLVTYGNDPRLTVIVFTLDESTYSRELAPLAGHYPALKIGPAWWFHDSIEGIMRYREWITETASIYNTAGFNDDTRAFCSIPARHDLARRIDANYLARLVARHIIDMSDARRMARAMAYDLVRKTYRIDQFIPAAA; from the coding sequence ATGGAACCGCTTCGTCTGCATCCCGATCGGTACTTCGACCCGGATCCGACGGTGCGTCGGATTGCGCGGGAACTCTACGAGGAGATGCGCACCTTCCCGCTGGTGTGTCCGCATGGCCATGTGGATCCGGCCATTCTGGCGACGAACGAGCCCTTTCCGGAACCGACGTCGCTGATCATCAAACCGGACCACTACATCTTCCGGCTGCTTTACTCGCAGGGCATTCCGCTGGAGGCGCTGGGCATTCCGCGGCGCGACGGGCAACCGGTCGAGACCGACCCGCGCAAGATCTGGCAGATCTTCGCCGAACATTACTATCTGTTTGCCGGCACGCCCACGGGCGCCTGGCTCGACTACGAATTTGCCGAGGTTTTCGAGGTGCCCTACAAGCTCGACGGCGAGTCGGCTCAGTACGTCTACGACCATATTCTGGAGCGGCTGCAGTCGCCCGAGTACCGGCCGCGGGCACTCTTCGAGCGCTTCAATATCGAGATCCTGACCACGACGGACGCCGCCACCGACACGCTCGAACATCATCAGGCCATTCGCGCTTCGGGCTGGCCCGGACGGGTGGCCCCCTGCTTCCGCCCGGACGCCGTCTTCAAGATCGCCCGGCCCGACTGGCACGAGCACCTGCAGCTGCTCGAGCAGCGCTGCGGCTTTTCGATCCGGAGCTATGAGGATTTCATCCGGGCGCTGGAAAACCGGCGGGCTTTCTTCAAGGAAATGGGCGCCTTTGCCACGGACCACGCCGTGCTGGTGCCGCGCACGCACCGCCTTGCGCCCGAGCAGGCTGAAGCCCTTTTCCAGAAGGCGCTGCGTGGCGAGGCGACCGAGGCCGATCAGGCCGACTTCGAGGCGCACCTGCTCATGGAAATGGCCCGCATGAGCCTGGAAGACGGGCTGGTCATGCAGATCCACGCCGGCGCTTTCTACAACCACAACACGTACATTTACGAGCGTTTCGGCCCCGACAAAGGCGGCGACATCCCCGTGCAGGCCGAGTTCACCTACAACCTGCGCGAGCTGCTCGTCACCTACGGCAACGATCCGCGCCTGACGGTGATCGTCTTCACGCTGGACGAGTCCACCTACTCGCGCGAGCTGGCGCCGCTGGCCGGCCACTATCCGGCGCTCAAGATCGGGCCGGCCTGGTGGTTCCACGACAGTATTGAGGGCATCATGCGCTACCGCGAGTGGATCACCGAGACGGCCAGCATTTACAACACGGCCGGTTTCAACGACGATACGCGGGCGTTCTGCTCGATTCCGGCCCGGCACGATCTGGCCCGCCGGATCGATGCAAACTACCTGGCGCGGCTGGTCGCCCGCCATATCATCGACATGTCGGATGCCCGGCGTATGGCGCGCGCCATGGCCTACGACCTGGTGCGTAAAACCTACCGGATCGATCAGTTCATTCCGGCCGCCGCCTGA
- a CDS encoding rhomboid family intramembrane serine protease: MFLETPWTTLLILINLLVSGYALLVDPSLIDRWAFRPLHILRGREYHRMITAGFVHVGWAHLAFNMITLFFFGRPMEVLMGPVRFLLIYFGAELAGHGLSLWLHRNRPTYAAVGASGAISGLLFGYCLFFPFDRIYLFFFPVGIPAVLFAIGYVVLSIYAVRRGIEEGGIAHEAHLGGALGGLLLTLLLEPRALPIFLRQLGL, encoded by the coding sequence ATGTTCCTGGAGACGCCCTGGACCACGCTGCTGATTCTGATCAACCTGCTGGTGAGCGGCTATGCGCTGCTGGTCGATCCGTCGCTCATCGATCGGTGGGCGTTTCGCCCGCTGCACATCCTGCGCGGCCGCGAGTACCACCGGATGATCACGGCCGGCTTCGTGCACGTGGGCTGGGCCCACCTGGCTTTCAACATGATCACGCTGTTTTTCTTCGGGCGGCCCATGGAAGTGCTGATGGGACCCGTACGCTTTTTGCTCATCTACTTCGGGGCCGAACTGGCCGGGCACGGCCTGTCGCTCTGGCTGCATCGTAACCGTCCCACCTACGCGGCCGTCGGGGCTTCGGGCGCCATCAGCGGACTGCTTTTCGGCTACTGTCTGTTCTTCCCATTCGACCGCATCTACCTGTTCTTTTTCCCGGTGGGCATTCCGGCCGTGCTGTTCGCGATCGGATACGTGGTGCTTTCGATCTATGCCGTGCGGCGCGGGATCGAAGAAGGGGGTATTGCCCACGAGGCGCATCTGGGGGGAGCGCTGGGCGGGCTACTGCTGACGCTGTTGCTGGAGCCGCGGGCCCTTCCGATCTTTCTGCGACAGCTCGGGCTGTAA